In the Streptomyces sp. SJL17-4 genome, CGGTCGGCCCAGCGGACCCGAACTGCGGGTGGCGACGGACGCCATCGCCAAGAAGGTCGTCGCCGAGGACCTCGCGAACGGACTTCCCGACCGGTCGCTCGACAGCGACGGCGGACGCGCACTGAGCCGGACCACCGGCGTCTGACGCGGACCGCGCGGAAGCGGTGTCCGGCCGACCCGTCGCCCACCGCCCGTCGCCCCCCAGTCTGTCGACTGCCGGCCGGCCGGCCGCCGGCTACGCGCTGACGTCGCCGTCCACGTACACCCAGGCACCCTCGTGGCGGGCGAAGCGGCTCCGCTCGTGCATCGCGCCGGGCTCGCCGCCCTGGACGTAGCGCGCGGTGAAGGTGACGGTGCCGTGCTGGTGGAAGGCGGTGCCGTCGGTGGCCGACTCGATCTCCAGGCCGGTCCAGCGCATCCCCGGGTCGAAGTCGACCTCTCCGGGCCGGGTCTCCGGCGCCCAGCTGCGCAGCAGATAGGCCTCGTCGCGGACGACGAAGGCGCTGTAACGGGAGCGCATGAGCAGTTCGGCGGTCGGCGCGCTGCCGCCCGTCCCCGTGTGGAAGTGGCCGCAGCACGCGCCGTACGAGGCGTCGAGCCCGCACGGGCAGGGTGACTCCGGGGTGACGGAGGGAACGGACGGCGCGGCCGGGCGGGCCGGGGACGTACGGGGGCGGGTCTTGCGTCGGGACATGCCGCCATTGTCCCCCACCGCAGGCCCCGCGAGACGCCC is a window encoding:
- a CDS encoding YchJ family metal-binding protein; translated protein: MSRRKTRPRTSPARPAAPSVPSVTPESPCPCGLDASYGACCGHFHTGTGGSAPTAELLMRSRYSAFVVRDEAYLLRSWAPETRPGEVDFDPGMRWTGLEIESATDGTAFHQHGTVTFTARYVQGGEPGAMHERSRFARHEGAWVYVDGDVSA